A single region of the Armatimonadota bacterium genome encodes:
- a CDS encoding PQQ-binding-like beta-propeller repeat protein, with protein MRIREMVLTVCSAAMLAAAWAQTPSWPTHRGNPERTGVTVNSRTDSPLGGPGNQLLAWTFPLLKDVPPPAITDNYTPIEGSFNANGVWFSPLLIDYVDDFYYDVLDFNDPSLIPYMVAPHAPADIGGETAWAEWRSPIPTGAGIAQYRVFAWIPSGGTRVNAQFRRNTTTAVYEITDRNGTEEVIIDQSAGGWVQIGGVYTTEFGLPLSVRLVNSLPPEGGDEDPSAIVIADAIRFETVTGGRYDASPVVIPHPDPLFGRARLVYVAKADGTMTCVMHDLGSPDTLPFALWSFVAPIQPTSTLLTVQSAQFQNDGWWLPLEGASAMSTAKQLQSPAVNKPEYARRALYRISMAKEARYTVHVRFNPSKANARKARYRVLHAEGESIVYVDQTQQEGSAVLGTFKFNAGAGQMIEVSTYSDDPIDEGAYVVTGDVRIQEEEQSASALFSTPWVGTVNIDGTTDRLVVIFGSNNGRVYCLDAMTGDQIWEYAAANAGPYGFNSPIVVREGTDDFVVIGNSNGRVYCFRTRPNDPDGDIEVRWTFPEETRPALGAFVSSPAYDAASGRIFIGSLDGRAYSIFFSSGDIAWAYPYKFWNPGDDADEAPLGAITATPAVFGGAAYFPSQNGRIYALDIVAPGLRNHEARLRWQYPDAASTELQPFLYSSPATVAAVPFGDPNAPTMRDVLYVGNSDGRVYALNLQNAALPDDQRLLWRSENLAGSIFSSPTLTKINDVAAPFTSIDAIVVGTNSGELFTLYANDRMNQLNTSRKAFKQWTLIGNQILSSPAVAGGFLYVGDNSGFLYAFNESGGYDIPEQWQDEIQVIDPGDTDDPVFPNIKVLILSDSEADQQYYNDILAGNEVPDILRTTTRRAFEWGEKLYVVFYWTLNQPLISATQFEAIYTGRGTTFSVRATPRVWVGDPSIGIATAVITVQWNGTNYSPPGSDYLFMFRKPLTTGNVARMGPQTEDLNEETANQIERFDFSVGNPLYLSAFGTVGTGDAAANAFNGNGGALVSLFAGLLGIPISHGQSASQAFQVGDRSKVTATLGQTLPARAVSTDLGWQGGALSVLNPLPWDQLPFSIPNVSLDYPDIPSRQLSALFQGAIDMTRSAARLRGPLINSDGSATVQPDPVIAQIDVPRFQSANERSGFLATVRVYIDSTNNGQLDGLNNLAQTPPPLKVEAYRELTVQMTVPANYAMAVEEETVDLGKMPAGFGYSSAGPNDNNSPFMPILNFQTGQRSIFYDNWRPFTLKNLGNVNLYRLFLSKQYRDAANAGVFPLYMYSDTVSPESPINMAHNLASNLDPRFFPISNRYWGPQPQQPYATLHKARPGDYAPTYMSLPDLPYGVVWGTGDPVYRPMVGLGVPPFTPVGTYSQFVYPYMLPVGTGTPGVIDYNSATGAFGQPVANPTLRVVASVRETRLTGGTNAGLLNQIDLPQPPGFSQTLSNFTPTVLRRPTSLGGGLLMVWSSNRLGAATTPGTASYLFSSQIGWNSNNLASRGWGLFSNNPGAWWRPALGPFPDPTLDLYGGATTEEMRTARHGNPVLHADLTAGGAGDPYVFWTATVLKEGRNYHQLYAAPMLANAAFGNPVELPTDPSVVKGRPTIMEATGFPPGVPATWVFYPGSTAGRREIYYLSANGRMTDGNWNRERKLTMSRAVKNVESVNPVFRTVRVNNSIRHYVDVFFIGSLNERNVGELLYSRYSVDRGNLQGPSVMGRQIDEVAQKEKGENVYRTRHLDWTFNDPSDGWEDDDVVIKINGQIVTAGDPDVDEQTGRLWYRYIRNGREVGLIVIDPLSGTIRFTDQAPRLSDIVSVTYSPRVLRIVDLSIAGDHSQLNAFLQRVENPRHNRLAPGQSLVRRRNPVNGNMGANDIMPVDRIWMFYRRSSGSPSSAGSYFYKTLRMGIQLNRPILAIVNSGGTFPLQSGATNVAAGANHFTILNGANDVLYYEVDWARGRVYFTALDESVRLRGRDVPDRVTVRYLGDNGQILTETHEIRWLEEATYTGQRPGPQFETPVPIDLPINEATLWASPNIELRRTGLSTAAGLNDEGVFLFWATSRNGVPDIYAQMLQPRFYYDNPDQDAD; from the coding sequence ATGCGTATAAGAGAAATGGTCTTGACCGTTTGCTCGGCGGCGATGCTGGCCGCCGCTTGGGCGCAAACGCCCTCGTGGCCGACGCACCGAGGCAATCCGGAACGCACGGGCGTTACGGTCAATTCGCGAACCGATTCGCCCCTTGGCGGGCCAGGCAATCAACTCTTAGCCTGGACTTTTCCTCTCCTTAAGGATGTCCCCCCACCGGCTATTACAGACAACTACACGCCGATAGAAGGCTCCTTCAACGCCAATGGCGTCTGGTTTTCGCCCTTGCTTATCGACTACGTTGACGACTTCTACTACGACGTGCTCGACTTTAACGACCCGAGCTTGATCCCCTATATGGTGGCGCCGCACGCGCCTGCAGACATCGGCGGCGAGACGGCTTGGGCCGAATGGCGAAGCCCCATTCCAACCGGAGCCGGAATTGCGCAGTACCGCGTTTTTGCATGGATTCCGTCGGGCGGAACGCGAGTCAACGCCCAATTTAGACGCAACACGACGACCGCGGTCTACGAAATCACCGATCGAAACGGCACCGAAGAAGTGATCATCGATCAGTCGGCCGGCGGATGGGTGCAGATCGGAGGCGTCTATACTACCGAATTTGGACTACCGCTGAGCGTTCGCCTGGTCAACTCCCTCCCGCCGGAGGGCGGAGACGAAGACCCGAGCGCCATCGTCATCGCAGACGCCATAAGATTCGAGACGGTAACCGGCGGACGATACGACGCGTCGCCCGTTGTCATCCCTCATCCCGATCCCCTCTTTGGCCGAGCTCGCCTGGTCTATGTGGCCAAGGCAGACGGCACCATGACCTGCGTCATGCACGATCTCGGCTCGCCCGACACGCTGCCTTTTGCCCTCTGGAGCTTCGTTGCGCCCATTCAACCGACTTCGACCTTACTGACCGTGCAGAGCGCCCAGTTTCAAAACGATGGCTGGTGGCTGCCTTTGGAAGGCGCATCCGCCATGTCTACGGCCAAGCAGCTTCAATCGCCAGCGGTCAACAAGCCCGAGTATGCGCGTCGAGCGCTCTATCGAATCTCGATGGCAAAGGAAGCCCGCTACACCGTGCACGTTCGCTTCAATCCCAGCAAGGCCAATGCCCGCAAGGCCCGCTATCGAGTGCTCCATGCCGAAGGCGAGAGCATCGTTTATGTCGATCAAACTCAACAAGAGGGCTCGGCTGTTCTCGGCACATTTAAGTTCAATGCGGGCGCAGGCCAAATGATAGAGGTTTCGACCTACAGCGACGATCCGATCGACGAAGGCGCCTACGTCGTAACAGGCGATGTTCGAATTCAAGAAGAAGAGCAGTCGGCATCGGCGCTCTTCTCAACCCCGTGGGTCGGAACGGTCAACATCGACGGCACAACCGACCGCCTGGTAGTCATCTTCGGTTCCAACAATGGCCGCGTCTACTGCCTGGACGCAATGACGGGCGACCAAATCTGGGAGTACGCCGCCGCGAACGCTGGACCCTATGGTTTTAACTCTCCGATCGTGGTGAGAGAGGGAACCGACGATTTTGTGGTTATCGGCAATTCTAACGGCCGCGTCTATTGCTTTAGAACCCGACCAAACGATCCGGATGGGGACATTGAGGTGCGCTGGACCTTCCCCGAGGAAACGCGACCTGCGTTGGGCGCGTTCGTCTCGTCTCCGGCTTACGATGCGGCCTCCGGCCGAATCTTTATCGGCAGCCTGGACGGTCGAGCCTATTCGATCTTCTTCTCAAGCGGCGACATCGCTTGGGCCTATCCCTACAAGTTCTGGAATCCGGGAGACGATGCGGACGAGGCGCCGCTGGGCGCTATCACGGCCACACCGGCTGTTTTTGGCGGCGCGGCCTACTTCCCATCCCAAAACGGCAGAATCTATGCTCTGGATATCGTCGCCCCGGGCTTGAGAAACCACGAAGCGCGCCTGCGCTGGCAGTATCCCGACGCAGCCAGCACAGAGCTTCAACCGTTCCTGTATAGTTCTCCGGCCACAGTTGCAGCAGTGCCGTTCGGCGATCCCAATGCGCCCACCATGCGAGACGTTCTATACGTCGGAAACTCAGACGGTCGCGTCTATGCGCTCAATCTCCAGAACGCGGCGCTGCCGGACGACCAGAGGCTTCTGTGGCGAAGCGAGAATCTTGCGGGCAGCATCTTCAGTTCGCCAACTTTGACAAAGATAAACGACGTTGCGGCGCCTTTCACAAGCATCGACGCGATCGTGGTCGGCACCAACAGCGGCGAACTCTTCACCCTGTACGCCAACGACCGAATGAATCAGCTGAACACTTCGCGAAAGGCGTTTAAGCAATGGACCCTCATCGGCAATCAGATCCTCAGTTCGCCCGCCGTTGCAGGAGGCTTCCTGTACGTCGGCGATAACTCAGGATTCCTGTACGCCTTTAACGAGAGCGGCGGATACGACATCCCCGAACAGTGGCAGGACGAGATCCAAGTCATCGATCCAGGCGATACCGACGACCCGGTCTTCCCGAATATCAAGGTCTTGATTCTGAGCGACAGCGAAGCCGACCAGCAATACTACAACGACATCTTGGCCGGAAACGAAGTCCCTGATATCCTCCGCACGACGACTCGCCGAGCGTTCGAATGGGGAGAGAAGCTCTATGTCGTCTTTTACTGGACCCTCAATCAACCCCTGATAAGCGCGACGCAGTTCGAGGCTATCTACACGGGTCGAGGCACTACTTTCTCCGTTCGCGCCACGCCGAGAGTTTGGGTCGGCGACCCTAGCATCGGCATTGCCACCGCCGTCATTACGGTGCAGTGGAACGGCACCAACTACAGCCCGCCCGGATCCGACTATCTCTTCATGTTCCGCAAGCCGTTGACGACCGGCAACGTCGCACGAATGGGGCCGCAAACCGAAGACCTGAACGAGGAGACCGCCAATCAGATCGAACGGTTCGATTTCTCGGTCGGCAATCCGCTCTATCTGTCGGCTTTCGGTACTGTCGGCACGGGCGATGCGGCTGCTAACGCATTTAACGGCAACGGTGGGGCCTTGGTCAGCCTCTTTGCAGGGCTACTGGGAATCCCGATTTCCCATGGCCAATCCGCCTCACAGGCCTTCCAGGTAGGAGACCGCAGCAAGGTTACGGCCACATTGGGCCAAACATTGCCCGCGCGCGCCGTCTCCACCGACCTTGGATGGCAGGGGGGCGCGCTGTCCGTCCTAAATCCATTGCCTTGGGATCAGTTGCCCTTCAGCATCCCCAATGTCAGTCTGGACTACCCCGACATTCCGTCTCGACAGCTGAGCGCCCTCTTCCAAGGCGCGATCGACATGACCCGATCGGCGGCCCGATTGCGCGGCCCGCTGATCAACAGCGATGGTTCGGCCACAGTTCAGCCCGATCCGGTGATCGCTCAGATAGACGTGCCAAGGTTCCAGTCTGCCAACGAGCGCAGCGGCTTCTTGGCCACTGTTCGCGTCTACATCGATTCGACCAACAACGGACAACTGGACGGCCTAAACAACCTGGCCCAGACGCCGCCGCCGCTGAAGGTCGAAGCCTATCGCGAATTGACCGTGCAGATGACCGTGCCGGCTAACTATGCGATGGCCGTCGAGGAAGAAACCGTCGACCTAGGCAAGATGCCGGCCGGATTCGGCTATTCGTCCGCCGGGCCGAACGACAACAACAGCCCGTTCATGCCCATCCTCAACTTCCAGACCGGCCAGCGTTCGATCTTCTACGACAACTGGCGCCCGTTCACACTGAAAAACCTGGGCAACGTCAACCTCTATCGGCTGTTCCTGTCCAAGCAGTATCGCGACGCGGCCAATGCGGGCGTCTTCCCGCTTTACATGTACTCCGACACGGTCAGCCCCGAGTCGCCGATCAATATGGCGCACAACCTAGCGTCCAATCTCGACCCGCGGTTCTTCCCAATCTCCAACCGCTACTGGGGGCCTCAGCCGCAACAGCCTTATGCCACTTTGCACAAGGCGCGACCCGGCGACTATGCGCCAACCTACATGAGCCTGCCCGATCTGCCTTACGGGGTCGTCTGGGGCACGGGCGATCCGGTCTATCGACCGATGGTAGGATTGGGCGTACCGCCCTTTACCCCGGTTGGAACTTACAGCCAATTTGTCTATCCTTATATGTTGCCTGTCGGAACCGGTACGCCCGGTGTGATCGACTATAACTCGGCGACGGGGGCGTTTGGACAGCCTGTCGCCAATCCGACTTTGAGAGTGGTCGCCTCGGTTCGAGAAACGCGACTAACGGGCGGCACTAACGCGGGCCTGCTCAACCAGATCGACTTGCCACAGCCCCCCGGTTTCTCACAAACGCTCAGCAACTTCACGCCGACCGTCTTGCGCCGACCGACAAGCTTGGGCGGAGGACTGCTCATGGTCTGGAGCTCCAATCGACTAGGAGCCGCCACAACTCCAGGCACAGCCAGCTACCTGTTTAGTTCGCAGATCGGTTGGAATTCGAACAACCTCGCTTCTAGAGGTTGGGGCCTCTTCTCCAACAATCCGGGCGCATGGTGGCGTCCGGCCCTTGGCCCGTTTCCGGATCCAACGCTCGATCTATACGGCGGGGCAACGACCGAAGAGATGCGAACGGCCAGGCATGGCAATCCAGTGCTTCATGCCGATCTCACCGCTGGCGGCGCCGGAGACCCTTACGTTTTCTGGACTGCCACAGTGCTCAAAGAGGGCCGAAACTATCACCAACTATACGCGGCGCCTATGTTGGCGAACGCTGCATTTGGCAATCCGGTCGAACTGCCTACCGATCCATCGGTCGTCAAGGGTCGCCCAACCATCATGGAAGCCACCGGTTTTCCGCCAGGAGTACCCGCAACTTGGGTTTTCTACCCGGGTTCGACCGCTGGCCGTCGAGAGATTTACTACCTCTCGGCCAACGGACGGATGACAGACGGCAACTGGAACCGAGAGCGCAAGCTGACTATGTCGCGGGCCGTCAAGAATGTCGAATCGGTCAACCCGGTCTTTCGAACCGTTCGAGTCAACAATTCTATTCGCCACTATGTCGATGTCTTCTTCATCGGGTCGCTTAACGAGCGCAACGTAGGCGAACTGCTCTACAGTCGATATTCGGTCGACCGCGGCAATCTGCAGGGACCCAGCGTCATGGGTCGCCAAATAGACGAAGTTGCGCAGAAAGAGAAGGGCGAGAACGTTTATCGAACGCGACACTTGGATTGGACGTTCAACGATCCAAGCGACGGATGGGAAGACGATGACGTTGTGATCAAGATCAATGGCCAGATTGTAACCGCGGGCGATCCCGATGTAGACGAGCAAACGGGTCGGCTCTGGTACCGATACATTAGAAACGGGAGAGAAGTCGGTCTGATCGTTATCGATCCGCTAAGCGGCACCATCCGGTTTACCGATCAAGCGCCGCGCCTGTCCGATATCGTCTCGGTTACCTATTCGCCGAGAGTGCTGCGCATTGTCGATCTCTCGATCGCAGGCGACCATTCTCAACTCAACGCGTTCCTTCAGAGAGTCGAGAACCCAAGGCACAATCGCTTGGCGCCCGGCCAGTCGTTAGTGCGACGCCGCAATCCGGTCAACGGGAACATGGGCGCGAACGACATCATGCCGGTCGATCGTATTTGGATGTTCTACCGGCGCAGCTCAGGCTCCCCGTCGTCCGCCGGCAGCTACTTCTACAAGACCCTGCGCATGGGCATCCAACTCAACCGTCCGATCCTCGCGATCGTCAATTCTGGAGGCACGTTCCCGCTTCAGTCCGGAGCAACAAACGTGGCTGCAGGCGCCAACCACTTTACAATCCTAAACGGAGCGAACGACGTGCTTTACTACGAAGTCGATTGGGCGCGCGGGCGCGTCTACTTCACCGCCCTGGACGAATCGGTGCGACTGCGCGGGCGCGATGTGCCAGACCGCGTAACCGTCCGATATTTGGGCGACAACGGCCAGATACTTACCGAAACGCACGAAATCCGATGGCTCGAAGAAGCGACCTATACAGGTCAGCGCCCGGGGCCCCAATTTGAAACTCCGGTACCGATCGACCTCCCGATCAACGAAGCCACCCTCTGGGCCTCGCCCAACATCGAACTTCGACGAACGGGGCTTTCGACCGCGGCCGGACTGAACGACGAAGGCGTCTTCCTGTTCTGGGCTACCAGCCGAAACGGCGTGCCGGACATCTACGCGCAGATGCTCCAACCCCGCTTCTACTACGACAATCCAGATCAGGATGCCGATTGA